Below is a genomic region from Kribbella qitaiheensis.
CGCGGCGATGTTTGGCCAGATCCGTGAAATACAGCACGATGTTGTTGCGGGCGACCAGGGCGTCCAACTCGTCGACCTCGGCGCTGTCGGAGGACAGAGCCAGCTTGTTCCACTTGAGCAGCTCCGCGCGGTCGCCGTCCGGGATGGACAGCAGGTCGCAGATCGTGCTCATCGGGATGTGCTCGGCGACCTCGGTCGCGAAGTCGAACGATCCCAGCTCGGCCACCCTGCGGATCAGCCGGCTCGTCCGTTGCTCGACCCGTTCGGCCACCGCTCCGAGGACCCGGGGCGAGAACGCTCGGAGCATCAGATTGCGCAGCTGCTGGTGCCGGGGGCGGTCGGTGACGGCGAGCATTTTCCCGCTGGCGGAGTCGTCGCCTCGCAGTAGGACGTCCAGCACTGTTCCGCGGGCCGAGCTCAGCTGTTTCGCGTTGGCGTACGACGACTGGACGTCCGCGTGTCGGGAGACGACCCAGAAGCCGGGCAGTTCGCCGGGGGACTCATGCCAGTAGACGGGGCGCTCGGCCCGGACCTCCTGCCAGTAGTCACGTGGCTCATGGTCGACGAAGGTCGCGTGATCCGTCAGTTCGAGTAGATCGACGGGGCTCATCTCTGCCTCCTGGAAACAGACCGGACACGGGTTCGGGCAGGTGCCGGTACAGACGGCACGGGACAGCGTTACAAGGTGCTGCGGCCGGTTCGAGGTGTCTTGCGTACTTCTTTCACGATGTGACTGAGAGCGGAAAGATTCTGGCCCCGGCCCTGGGTGGCAATGCGACGCTCGAAGTCCGATTTGAGCTTGTCGGCTTGAGCGTGAGGTGGAGGTCATGGCCCGTAGTACTGGTCGAGCTTGGCTCCGGCGGTCGCCCGCAATCCCCAGTCCTGCAATGCGACTCGTCTGTTTGCCGCATGCCGGTGGGTCGGCGGCGAGCTATGCCGGCTTGTCTGCCGAGCTGCCGCAGCAGGTCGAGCTGGTCGTTGCTCAGTACCCCGGTCGCGGTGACCGGTACGCCGAGCCGGCGGTGGAGGACATCAGCCGGATGGCGGCCCAGATCAGCGCGGAGCTGCTGGCACTGGAACCGGCCCCGGTGGTCCTGTTCGGGCACAGTCTCGGCGCACTGGTCGGCTACGAGACCGCGTTGGCGTTGCATCGCAGCGGAGTACCGCCTCTACAACTCGTGATCTCCGCATCGCCGCCCCCGCGGCTGGCCGGTGGAGGCGACACTCATCTTCGCGACGACGATGAGCTGTGGTCGATCGTGTGTGGGTTCGGGGGAGTCGAGCCCGAAATCGCTGCGGACACCGACCT
It encodes:
- a CDS encoding thioesterase II family protein, with protein sequence MRLVCLPHAGGSAASYAGLSAELPQQVELVVAQYPGRGDRYAEPAVEDISRMAAQISAELLALEPAPVVLFGHSLGALVGYETALALHRSGVPPLQLVISASPPPRLAGGGDTHLRDDDELWSIVCGFGGVEPEIAADTDLRSVLLPTLRSDVRTNELYQPPVAPPSLDCPVLCYHGIGDPLVDEQQLAEWGDVTTGPFSVRRRAGGHFHVFQDVGGLIDEVLAEISVDAHRRRSLP